The following are encoded in a window of candidate division WOR-3 bacterium genomic DNA:
- a CDS encoding PadR family transcriptional regulator, which yields MRKRCIGPHHGLEGPGGLQLGFLLQGLILKLLSQKPLHGYEIFTKIEESFPEIPNFRGLVMRGVGYRILRMMEEMGLISSEWDVSVGPARRVYKITEEGLRALHNFNKNLEILKDTIEKFINF from the coding sequence ATGAGAAAGAGATGCATCGGACCTCATCATGGACTGGAGGGGCCTGGGGGCCTCCAACTTGGCTTTTTGTTGCAAGGTTTAATCCTAAAACTCTTATCACAAAAACCACTTCACGGTTACGAAATTTTCACTAAAATTGAAGAGAGCTTTCCTGAAATTCCAAACTTTCGTGGGCTTGTGATGCGAGGTGTCGGCTACAGGATTTTAAGAATGATGGAAGAAATGGGCCTTATTTCCTCAGAATGGGATGTATCTGTAGGCCCTGCAAGGAGGGTTTACAAAATCACAGAAGAGGGCCTTAGAGCCCTGCACAATTTCAACAAAAATTTAGAGATTCTTAAAGATACAATAGAGAAATTTATAAACTTTTAA